In Nostoc sphaeroides, the genomic window CCAAGAGATAAACATTAAAAATATTTATAAAAATATATGAAAGTTTAAGATATTTGGATGGTTAGCTGAGAATTCTATGTTTGTTAAGGTTGAGAAAGTTTGAGGGGGTTTGACATATTTGGTAATTAAGAAAAAAATGAAGAATATAATCTGTTAGGAGCCTGAGAAGAAAGTTTTGTTGGGTGCGAAGGCCAGTTTAGTTATAGGTTGTATCTAACTGTAACGTATATGTGTTAGGTAGATGCCGATTTTCATTCCTGAAGAAAAATTAGCATAAGCCTGAATTTCGCTATATAAACGGGTGCATTCGTCCCTTAGGGAAAACTACCAAGCCTCAAAGGAGTAGCTGTAACTAAATTATGTACCAAACAAAGCAACAATCCCTAAAGGAAACTATGAATATTGTTGAATTAGGAGAAATGGAAATACTGGAGAACACTGCTGATATTGAAGAACCATTACTCGATATTTTAGAAGCAGTGGCAGATGAAGAACCTCCAATTGTAGTAGAAAATCTGGAATCAGACGAACGCGACGGGGATGATATGGCTGCGGCTCGTCCTTCGGGATACAATAAAACCGAGCATGATGATGCCGTCGGCGCGTTTTTTAAAGAAATGGCGCGTTATCCCCTTCTAAAAGCTGATGAAGAGGTAGAGTTAGCGCGGCGAGTTAGGTTTCTAGAAGAAGTTAGGGAATTACAAGCAGCCTTAGAATTAAAACTGGGACAGGAACCTAGCAAGGTAGAGGTGGCTTCCGAGCTAGAAATGACGGAAAAGCAATTAGAAAGTCGCTTGTATCAAGGTAGAGTAGCGAAACGCAAAATGATTCGCTCGAATCTGAGATTGGTAGTTTCTATTGCTAAACGATACCTAAATCGGGGAGTGCCTTTCCTGGATTTAATTCAAGAAGGAGCGATGGGTTTAAATCGCGCTACAGAAAAGTTTGATCCAGATAAAGGATATAAGTTTTCTACTTACGCCTATTGGTGGATTAGACAAGCGATTACCAGGGCGATCGCTAACGATGCGCGGACAATTCGGCTACCTATTCATATTGTTGAAAAGCTTAACAAGCTAAAAAAAGCACAACGAGAACTCAAGCAAAAACTTTGTCGCAATCCTACCGAAGGAGAAATGGCAGAAAGTTTGGAAATTAGTGTGCAACAACTACGCCAGCTACAACAACTACGGCGTCAAGCACTTTCTCTCAACCACCGTGTAGGTAAAGAAGAAGACACGGAATTAATGGATTTGCTAGAAGATGAAGATAACCTGTCTCCAGAAGCAAAAATGAATGAAAACATGATGCGTCAGGAGATTTGGGAAGTCTTGGGTGACGTGTTAACTCCACGGGAGAAAGATGTAATTTCTCTGCGGTATGGTTTGACAACCAGCGAACCCTGTACCTTAGAAGAAGTTGGCAACATGTTCAATCTTTCTCGTGAGCGAGTGCGACAAATTCAAAGCAAAGCCATGCGAAAATTGCGCCGTCCCCACATAGCCAAACGTTTAAAAGGTTGGTTGATTTAATTACATCTACGAAGATAGATTAGCTTCATTAACGAACATGGATCAAATAAAGTGCAAAACTTTAAATCTAGGATGGTGCGTTACGCTACGCGATAATGCACCCTACTAGATTTTAGGTGCGTTAGGACAAATGCGCTTAACACACCTTACAAAAGTTGCTCTTTATTAAATCCACATGCCTCATGAATGAAGGCCAAGTACTATCTTGTAAATTGCATAAACAGGGCGTTTTGTACCTTTTTTCAGCTTTTTTTTAATCATTAGTCAAAAAAACTTGCACAGTTGCCTATAGACTATGGACTATCAACTATAGACTATAGACTAATGACTTTGCATAGCAATTTGATTGTGCGTTTTGCTGAACCAACTGATTACAGCGTACTGTTTAAATTAATTCAGGGGCTGGCTGAGTATGAAAAATTATCTCACGCTGTCACTGGCAATGCTCTCGAACTTAAAGAGCATTTATTTGGAGCGCACAAATATATAGAAGCGATTTTAGCAGAATCTGCGGGTCAAGCTGTTGGTTTTGCCCTATTTTTTCATAATTATTCAACATTTCTGACTAAGCCAGGAATTTATCTGGAAGACTTATTTGTTTTACCAGAATATCGTAGGCAAGGTATTGGTAAGGCTCTCCTGACTAAATTAGCTCAGATAGCTGTAGAACGTGATTGTGGGCGCTTAGAGTGGAGTGTGTTGGATTGGAACGAATCAGCCCAAGAATTCTACCGTAGTATGGGAGCATCTATATTAGATGATTGGCGAATTTGTCGTGTTACAGGAGATGCGCTTACTGAGTTAGGGGCTGTTAAAAGAATTCACAATTGATAAATTGAGAATGACGCTCTTACCTTGCTAACGTAATTCCTAATAATAGCAGTAAGCAAGTTCGTAGTAAGGACTTTAGTCCTTATTTTTAAGGGACTTCCAAATAAAAAATACTCAAAAAACTGGGGAAAAAACTCTCTTTTCCTTATTCTTCTGTGTTCTCTGTGTCTCTGTGGTTCGTTTATTTGGATAATTTAAACCATACTTAAATACAAAAAAGAAAAACGAACCACAAAGAACGCAAAGGACACAAAGAAAGAAGAAGTTAAGAGGGTTTAGTGCAGCATCAAAAAACTTGATAGCGAAGTTTGACAGCTTGTCATTTGACTATAGCAGCACCTCAACTGACAATTATGGAGGATATCGCAGCGAATAAGCTATTATTGGAGAGAGAGAACACGAAATGAAAAAAATTATTACAGTGATGCTGTTAGGCATAGCAATCTTTACTTTTGCCTTCAGTAGTCCAGCTTTGGCAGCAGATGCTGTTAGTGGAGCTAAAGTATTTAGTGCTAATTGTGCCTCTTGTCATGCGGGAGGGAAAAATCTGGTTAATGCTGCCAAAAGCCTGAAGAAAGCGGATTTGGAAAAGTATGGTTTGTACTCAGCAGACAAGATTATTGCTCAGGTTACAAAAGGTAAAGGTGCTATGCCCGCCTTCGGCAACCGTTTGAAGGCTGACAAAATTGAAGATGTAGCTGCTTATGTGCTTTCACAAGCAGATAAGGACTGGAAGTAGACTAAAATAAGCTGTTACGCATTTAACTTGAACATTTACATGAAGGCTGATGACCGATGACTGATGACTGATAACCGAAAACCTGTCAACAGTTAACAGTTAACGACCGTAAAGAGTGTTTATACAATTTAGGCGCACATCAGCTTATCACTTCAGTAATTAACAATTTGCGGGGCTTTTTGTCCCGCTAATTTTAGTGTTGCCGAAATTGTCAAATAGGATGCTTTTACCAATTTTGGATTTTAGATTTTGAATTTTGGATTAAGGTTTTTACAAAAAGACTGTTCCAAGAATATCAAACAATACTCCCTATCCTCATTTGGTATTATGAGTTATTTGTGGCGATTATTTCTCAGTGTAGTTATTGCTTTACCGCTTACTTTTCTGACTTTACCGGCACATTCAGCACCCATTTTAATTACCCAAATTACAGCAAGTAACTTCTTGGAATTGGGTATAGATAAGATGCGGCGGGGTAATTACCAGGAAGCAATAGAGAATTTTAACCAGGCAATTGACGTTGAGAAAGATTTTGCTGTAGCTTATAGCGATCGCTGTCTAGCTGATCTCCAATTACAAGATTACCATCAAGCTGTCACAGATTGTACTCAAGCCATAAATTTTGCACCGGATAACTCTGAGGCTTATCTGAACCGGGGAGTAGCACACTACAGACAAGGGGATTATCCTGCTGCCATTGTCGATCTTAATCGAGCGATCGCACTTAAACCATCCGATTTTCGAGCTTACTACAATCGAGGG contains:
- the petJ gene encoding cytochrome c6 PetJ, with the protein product MKKIITVMLLGIAIFTFAFSSPALAADAVSGAKVFSANCASCHAGGKNLVNAAKSLKKADLEKYGLYSADKIIAQVTKGKGAMPAFGNRLKADKIEDVAAYVLSQADKDWK
- a CDS encoding RpoD/SigA family RNA polymerase sigma factor, whose translation is MYQTKQQSLKETMNIVELGEMEILENTADIEEPLLDILEAVADEEPPIVVENLESDERDGDDMAAARPSGYNKTEHDDAVGAFFKEMARYPLLKADEEVELARRVRFLEEVRELQAALELKLGQEPSKVEVASELEMTEKQLESRLYQGRVAKRKMIRSNLRLVVSIAKRYLNRGVPFLDLIQEGAMGLNRATEKFDPDKGYKFSTYAYWWIRQAITRAIANDARTIRLPIHIVEKLNKLKKAQRELKQKLCRNPTEGEMAESLEISVQQLRQLQQLRRQALSLNHRVGKEEDTELMDLLEDEDNLSPEAKMNENMMRQEIWEVLGDVLTPREKDVISLRYGLTTSEPCTLEEVGNMFNLSRERVRQIQSKAMRKLRRPHIAKRLKGWLI
- a CDS encoding GNAT family N-acetyltransferase, whose amino-acid sequence is MTLHSNLIVRFAEPTDYSVLFKLIQGLAEYEKLSHAVTGNALELKEHLFGAHKYIEAILAESAGQAVGFALFFHNYSTFLTKPGIYLEDLFVLPEYRRQGIGKALLTKLAQIAVERDCGRLEWSVLDWNESAQEFYRSMGASILDDWRICRVTGDALTELGAVKRIHN